In a genomic window of Scyliorhinus torazame isolate Kashiwa2021f chromosome 5, sScyTor2.1, whole genome shotgun sequence:
- the LOC140419606 gene encoding uncharacterized protein: MEGKCAVHSEKKPDTCSVYGQDFSPSSGLTKHNYRHHSEKPWKCGDCGKGFNYPSELGNHQRSHSGERPFTCSECGKGFTCSSSLLQHRQVHTDERPFQCPVCGKCHKSSRELTGHLCVHSDERPFKCSHCETGFKTLSVLTVHQRIHTGERPFICSTCGKGFAHSSHLRTHQRIHTGERPFKCQDCEKGYTSSWELMFHQRVHTGERPFRCSHCGTGFRRSSDLIVHQRVHTGERPFNCSECGKGFTRLSTLLEHQRIHSGERPFTCSECGKGFTQSSHLVTHRRIHTGERPFTCPGCGKGFTQSANLLLHQQLHK; encoded by the coding sequence ATGGAAGGAAAATGCGCCGTTCACAGTGAAAAGAAACCGGACACATGTTCTGTGTATGGACAAGACTTTAGTCCGTCATCTGGTCTGACAAAACATAACTACCGTCACCACAGTGAGAAGCCTTGGAAAtgcggagactgtgggaagggctttAATTACCCATCTGAGTTGGGGAATCATCAGCGcagtcacagtggggagagaccgttcacctgctctgagtgtgggaagggattcacttgttcatccTCTCTGCTGCAACACCGACAAGTTCACACAGACGAGAGACCTTTTCAATGTCCAGTCTGTGGGAAGTGTCATAAAAGTTCCCGGGAACTGACTGGTCATCTATGTGTTCAcagtgacgagagaccgttcaagtGCTCTCACTGCGAGACTGGTTTCAAGACATTATCTGTCCTCActgtccaccagcgaattcacactggggagaggccattcatctgctccacgtgtgggaaaggatttgctcactcctcccacctgcggacacaccagcgaattcacaccggggagagaccatttaaatgtcagGACTGTGAGAAAGGCTATACAAGTTCCTGGGAACTGATgtttcatcaacgtgttcacactggggagaggccgttcagatgctctcactgtgggactgggtttagGCGATCATCTGATCTGattgtacatcagcgagttcacactggggagagacccttcaactgctctgagtgtgggaagggatttactcggttatccaccctgctggAACATCAGCGCATCCacagtggagagaggccgttcacctgctcagagtgtggcaaaggattcactcaatcatcgcaCCTGGTAacacatcggcgcattcacactggggaaagaccgttcacctgccctgggtgtgggaagggattcacacagtcagcCAACCTGCTGCTACACCAGCAACTTCACAAGTGA